The following coding sequences lie in one Silvanigrella aquatica genomic window:
- a CDS encoding VOC family protein, with translation MDPRPTRMPWLSPYLAVRNLERSTDFYAKAFGFKSKGMKDNHGSINHINIFHKNTVLFMLHAEGSMGNPSRSPATTNAVPPQTFYVFVDNVDKIYEKAIANGARSVHAPEDVYWGDRYCTVVDIDGYSWSFAKVLKKSSPKKKKSSTKKKKATKTKKTTAKKGAKKGAKTKKTAKKTTKKPTKRKVTKKKKP, from the coding sequence ATGGATCCTCGTCCGACTCGTATGCCATGGCTGTCACCTTATTTAGCAGTTAGAAATTTGGAAAGATCTACTGATTTTTATGCAAAAGCATTTGGTTTTAAATCAAAAGGGATGAAGGACAATCATGGAAGTATAAATCATATTAATATTTTTCATAAAAATACGGTATTGTTTATGCTACATGCAGAAGGATCCATGGGAAATCCTTCACGTTCTCCAGCAACAACGAATGCGGTTCCGCCGCAAACATTTTATGTATTTGTAGATAATGTAGATAAAATTTATGAAAAAGCTATTGCTAATGGAGCGCGCAGTGTTCATGCTCCTGAGGATGTATATTGGGGCGATAGATACTGCACAGTTGTAGATATTGATGGATACTCTTGGTCTTTTGCAAAAGTCTTGAAAAAATCCTCTCCTAAAAAGAAAAAGTCTTCCACAAAAAAGAAAAAAGCAACCAAGACAAAGAAAACCACCGCAAAAAAAGGCGCAAAAAAAGGCGCAAAAACAAAAAAAACAGCTAAGAAAACAACTAAAAAACCAACTAAAAGAAAAGTAACAAAAAAGAAAAAACCTTAA
- a CDS encoding methylated-DNA--[protein]-cysteine S-methyltransferase, protein MEKHKEFNLDYLKKIMLRNKKIKIKYTIQKCNFGFVFIAICDLGIISIQFSDFKEFFEEKIKNLNHNKVIENLENADQHEWSKEILNYLENPTRNFTLPIFVEGTFFQKKVWQALKQIPTGKTQSYKKIAEQIGLPKSVRAVANACATNPIAFVIPCHRIIRSNGALSDYRWGKERKRQMLEFEKALL, encoded by the coding sequence ATGGAAAAACATAAAGAATTTAATTTAGATTATTTAAAAAAAATTATGCTTAGAAATAAAAAAATTAAAATTAAATACACAATTCAGAAATGTAATTTTGGTTTTGTTTTTATAGCTATTTGTGATCTTGGCATTATATCTATTCAGTTTTCTGATTTTAAAGAGTTTTTTGAAGAAAAAATTAAAAATTTAAATCATAATAAAGTCATCGAAAATTTAGAGAACGCGGATCAACATGAATGGTCAAAAGAGATTTTAAATTATTTAGAAAATCCAACTCGGAATTTTACTTTACCTATTTTTGTCGAAGGGACTTTTTTTCAGAAAAAAGTTTGGCAAGCATTAAAACAAATTCCTACTGGAAAAACTCAATCTTATAAAAAAATTGCAGAGCAAATAGGATTGCCAAAATCAGTGCGCGCTGTGGCAAATGCCTGTGCTACCAATCCTATTGCTTTTGTCATTCCCTGCCATCGCATTATCCGTTCCAATGGCGCTTTAAGTGACTATCGTTGGGGCAAGGAGCGAAAAAGACAAATGCTTGAATTTGAAAAAGCGTTACTTTAG
- the aroC gene encoding chorismate synthase, producing the protein MGSQLGTLFRVSTFGESHGVALGCVVDGCPPGVTMCQNLIQTFLDRRRPGQNEFTTQRAELDICEILSGVENEVTLGTPIAILVRNQDKKSSDYNDINQIFRPGHADYTTFKKYGTAASSGGGRASARETIGRVAAAAVAKAYVQTLLPQVDVIAWVDRIGHVQAQVDLNSVTLSNVEASSIRCPDEIAAANMMSEIKSAKNKGDSLGGVICCVAKNIPSGLGEPVFDKLEADLAKAMMSLPAARSFEIGEGWASTFLKGSENNDAYFLDKESNIITRSNRSGGIQGGISNGMPIFIRVGFKPVSTIFKQQNTVTKDFKEIQFTPTSGRHDPCVLPRAVPLIESMFWLVIADHLLRQISLNHKFLAEIQNNL; encoded by the coding sequence ATGGGAAGTCAATTAGGTACTTTATTTCGTGTGTCCACATTCGGAGAATCTCATGGAGTGGCCTTAGGCTGTGTTGTCGATGGCTGTCCACCGGGCGTAACAATGTGTCAAAATTTAATTCAGACTTTTTTAGATCGCAGAAGACCTGGTCAAAATGAATTTACAACGCAGCGAGCGGAATTAGACATCTGCGAAATACTTTCTGGTGTAGAAAACGAAGTTACCTTGGGAACACCTATTGCGATTCTTGTTCGAAATCAAGATAAAAAATCTTCAGATTATAACGATATCAACCAAATTTTTCGCCCAGGACATGCTGATTATACGACATTTAAAAAATATGGCACAGCAGCAAGCAGTGGCGGCGGGCGTGCCAGTGCCCGTGAAACCATTGGCCGCGTTGCGGCAGCTGCTGTTGCGAAAGCTTATGTGCAAACTCTTTTGCCCCAAGTTGATGTTATTGCGTGGGTCGATCGTATTGGCCATGTACAGGCACAGGTCGATCTGAACTCTGTTACTTTAAGTAACGTGGAAGCAAGTTCAATTCGCTGTCCCGATGAAATAGCCGCTGCAAATATGATGAGTGAAATTAAGAGCGCAAAGAATAAGGGAGATTCCCTTGGTGGGGTTATTTGTTGTGTGGCAAAAAACATCCCCAGTGGTTTGGGCGAGCCTGTTTTTGACAAGCTTGAAGCCGATTTAGCAAAAGCAATGATGAGTTTGCCTGCAGCGCGCAGTTTTGAAATTGGTGAAGGATGGGCTTCCACCTTTTTAAAAGGAAGTGAAAATAACGACGCCTATTTTTTGGATAAGGAATCAAATATAATAACGCGAAGCAATCGATCAGGTGGCATTCAAGGTGGAATATCAAATGGAATGCCTATTTTTATTCGTGTGGGATTTAAGCCTGTATCAACTATATTTAAGCAACAAAATACAGTGACTAAAGATTTTAAAGAAATTCAATTTACACCTACTTCGGGGCGCCATGATCCCTGTGTTTTGCCACGTGCTGTTCCTTTAATCGAATCCATGTTTTGGTTGGTCATAGCAGATCATTTATTACGGCAAATTTCTTTAAATCATAAATTTTTAGCTGAAATTCAAAACAATTTATGA
- the smc gene encoding chromosome segregation protein SMC, which yields MKLKSIHISGFKSFADRVNIHYHDGITGVIGPNGSGKSNIIDAVRWVMGEQTAKSLRADDPTDIIFSGSQNRKPLSLAEVTLTFSNDGFHCPAEYMHLPEISIGRRINRGGEREYFMNREPCRLKDIVEFLLSIGLGSKSYAIIQQDKRDRIIQASPDDLREILEETAGITVFKVRRKEAEKRLTSTNERMKNLEEIEQELTRQKDSLEEQVEKASQKLSYSQELKEKEILLIKNHVGFYRNLAGKIKKEIDSRSSEIQQATIEAGEWESIANDLKSKQLELTQQMKATENQLDDQKIALTKYQERSENYKRRHEERITQKEKFKKELADEQLNLKREEERQVQLMEELEKLTLSLQKLDAEKESFQEKLEELDESLQVDRMRGDEIRSEMRAIETSRNSLRARNESLLDTISRYNQQILKITENHGTTHQSRGQIAADRKGIADNLSKVSLGLNEVVLNRNQIESELENIKKQFDQSNTEREIIKQQHMEISSHASVLQKLVESNSGLSDGTLALKEKLSNQISGFLFDAVSLHKDDETILENCMPHLFQAALLENTDDFIEIVDKVEELSISKVTLFVKDLVTHLSQIEETDKANLESIHGIRCVGDRLESCKWPSAKKIFDRIFICQDEWILLKARKICAQSPHFIFVTERGTISHGTIGLSCGLLQEGASQGILQKRREYSEAKVQKEKMQEKLASAEGALYSLSEKKKKIEIKVAELASVLEKEKVESVKLSSQLENYDLQLRHVDENLTRLDEEKERLQAELLESKDSFAKNQGQMDCLDSEFKLLQRDLDDFESDFSDKKETRDEVLTQLQSKKSERAVILERQTNNRKYYEEMVFQLKRMQQKVDSFISQIDDLDFQISNGESEVVHLASEIGNFQKQVKIYEDKLEYLVQEENENSEELRVFESKLKSQKDSAASKQKFINEKQLELARYDTIIETALKDALEKYNLATQDLPFEANNDQSLRNQLENRIKELHVAIQELGAVNERALEEFKDVSERLNFLTTQKGDIERSVQELYLSIQEIEENTKVRFKEIFDKVNIEFQKIFPVLFPGGYGELHMLNDQDLLNSGVEILVRLPGKKMQNMSLFSGGEKALTAISLIFSLLKTTPAPFCFLDEVDAPLDEANVGRFNDVLDALSNEFQFVVITHNRRTMEVLDTIYGISMSEPGVSKLVSVDLSDVPSHLRKKQKTAIRSGASVTL from the coding sequence ATGAAGCTTAAATCAATCCATATCTCGGGATTTAAAAGTTTTGCAGACAGAGTGAACATTCATTATCATGATGGAATTACGGGTGTCATTGGGCCCAATGGTTCTGGAAAATCAAATATTATCGATGCCGTGCGCTGGGTCATGGGTGAACAAACAGCAAAAAGTTTACGCGCTGACGATCCCACGGACATTATTTTTTCGGGATCTCAAAATAGAAAGCCCTTAAGCCTTGCGGAAGTCACACTTACATTTTCAAATGATGGCTTTCATTGTCCAGCAGAATATATGCATTTACCTGAGATATCGATTGGAAGAAGAATAAATCGCGGCGGCGAGCGTGAATATTTTATGAATCGTGAACCCTGCCGCTTAAAAGATATTGTCGAATTTTTATTATCCATTGGTCTAGGTTCAAAAAGTTACGCTATTATTCAGCAGGATAAACGTGATCGTATTATTCAAGCATCCCCTGACGATTTACGAGAAATTCTTGAAGAAACAGCAGGTATAACCGTATTTAAAGTACGTAGAAAAGAAGCTGAAAAAAGATTGACCTCTACAAATGAACGGATGAAAAACTTAGAAGAAATTGAGCAAGAACTTACACGACAAAAAGACTCTTTAGAAGAGCAAGTTGAAAAAGCTTCACAAAAATTATCATATAGTCAAGAATTAAAAGAAAAAGAAATTCTTTTAATTAAAAATCATGTGGGTTTTTATCGCAATTTAGCAGGTAAAATTAAAAAAGAAATTGATAGCAGATCTTCAGAAATTCAACAAGCCACTATTGAAGCGGGTGAGTGGGAATCCATTGCCAATGATTTAAAATCAAAGCAACTGGAATTAACTCAACAAATGAAAGCAACTGAAAATCAACTCGATGATCAAAAAATTGCGCTTACTAAATACCAAGAACGCAGTGAAAATTACAAACGTCGCCACGAAGAAAGAATAACGCAAAAAGAAAAATTTAAAAAAGAACTTGCTGATGAACAACTCAATTTAAAACGTGAAGAAGAACGTCAAGTTCAATTAATGGAAGAGCTTGAAAAACTCACCTTAAGTTTACAAAAACTCGATGCTGAAAAAGAAAGTTTTCAAGAAAAACTTGAAGAATTGGATGAATCTTTACAGGTTGATCGCATGCGTGGAGACGAAATTCGTTCTGAAATGCGCGCTATCGAAACAAGCCGCAATTCCTTACGCGCACGTAATGAATCTTTGTTAGACACAATTTCAAGATACAATCAACAAATATTAAAAATTACAGAAAATCATGGAACAACTCATCAATCTCGTGGACAAATTGCCGCTGATCGCAAAGGTATTGCCGACAATTTAAGCAAAGTTTCTTTGGGATTAAATGAAGTTGTGCTAAATCGCAATCAAATTGAATCGGAACTTGAAAACATTAAAAAACAATTTGATCAATCCAATACCGAACGTGAAATTATTAAGCAACAGCACATGGAAATTTCAAGTCATGCTTCTGTATTACAAAAATTAGTTGAATCAAATAGTGGATTATCAGATGGGACTTTAGCATTAAAAGAAAAACTTTCTAATCAAATATCTGGTTTTTTATTTGATGCTGTTTCCTTACACAAGGATGATGAAACCATTCTTGAAAACTGTATGCCTCATTTATTTCAAGCAGCACTACTTGAAAATACAGATGATTTTATTGAAATTGTCGATAAAGTTGAAGAATTATCTATTTCTAAAGTAACACTTTTTGTAAAAGATTTGGTCACACATTTATCACAAATTGAAGAAACAGATAAAGCCAATTTAGAATCTATTCATGGTATTCGCTGTGTGGGTGATCGCTTGGAAAGTTGTAAATGGCCTTCTGCTAAAAAGATTTTTGATCGCATTTTCATATGCCAAGACGAATGGATTTTATTAAAAGCAAGAAAAATATGTGCCCAAAGTCCGCATTTTATTTTTGTTACGGAACGCGGCACCATTTCTCATGGGACAATCGGTCTCAGTTGCGGACTTCTTCAAGAAGGCGCGTCGCAAGGTATTTTACAAAAACGCCGAGAATATTCCGAAGCAAAAGTACAAAAAGAAAAAATGCAGGAAAAACTTGCTAGTGCAGAAGGTGCTCTTTATTCTTTATCTGAAAAAAAGAAGAAAATTGAAATTAAAGTTGCAGAATTAGCATCTGTTTTGGAAAAAGAAAAAGTAGAATCTGTTAAGTTATCCAGTCAGCTGGAAAATTATGACTTACAACTGCGCCACGTTGATGAGAACTTAACACGCCTCGATGAAGAAAAAGAAAGACTTCAAGCGGAATTGTTGGAGTCAAAGGATTCTTTTGCTAAAAATCAAGGACAAATGGATTGCCTCGATTCTGAATTCAAATTATTACAACGAGATTTAGACGATTTCGAAAGTGACTTTTCAGATAAAAAAGAAACACGCGATGAAGTTTTAACACAACTACAAAGCAAAAAATCCGAACGCGCTGTTATATTAGAAAGACAAACAAACAATCGCAAATATTATGAAGAAATGGTTTTTCAATTAAAGCGCATGCAGCAAAAAGTGGATTCCTTTATTTCACAAATTGATGATCTAGATTTTCAAATTAGCAATGGAGAAAGTGAAGTCGTTCATTTAGCGAGTGAAATTGGAAATTTTCAAAAACAAGTCAAGATTTATGAAGATAAGCTCGAATATTTAGTTCAAGAAGAAAATGAAAACTCAGAAGAACTTAGAGTTTTTGAAAGCAAATTAAAGTCACAAAAAGATTCTGCAGCTTCTAAACAAAAATTTATTAACGAAAAACAACTTGAGCTGGCGCGCTATGACACTATTATCGAAACAGCATTAAAAGATGCTTTAGAAAAATATAATTTAGCCACACAAGATTTGCCTTTTGAAGCAAATAACGATCAATCTTTGCGCAACCAATTAGAAAATCGCATAAAAGAATTGCATGTTGCTATACAAGAATTAGGTGCCGTCAATGAAAGAGCATTGGAAGAGTTTAAAGATGTGAGCGAAAGATTAAACTTTTTAACGACACAAAAAGGAGATATTGAACGTTCTGTTCAAGAACTTTATTTATCCATTCAAGAAATTGAAGAAAATACCAAAGTGCGCTTCAAAGAGATATTTGACAAAGTAAACATAGAATTTCAAAAAATCTTCCCTGTTCTCTTCCCTGGCGGTTATGGAGAGCTTCATATGCTCAATGATCAAGATTTATTAAACTCTGGAGTTGAAATTCTTGTGCGCTTGCCCGGCAAGAAAATGCAAAATATGAGTCTGTTTAGTGGTGGAGAAAAAGCTTTAACTGCAATTTCACTTATTTTTAGTCTCCTCAAAACCACCCCCGCTCCCTTTTGTTTCCTTGATGAAGTCGATGCGCCTTTGGATGAAGCAAACGTCGGACGTTTCAACGATGTTCTCGATGCTTTAAGCAATGAATTCCAATTTGTTGTCATTACGCATAACCGGAGAACCATGGAAGTCTTAGATACTATTTACGGTATTTCTATGAGCGAACCAGGTGTTTCAAAATTAGTTTCTGTTGACTTAAGTGATGTTCCAAGTCATTTGCGAAAGAAACAAAAAACGGCCATTCGCTCAGGAGCGAGCGTAACATTGTAA
- a CDS encoding 3-dehydroquinate synthase, which yields MKNIFLNHQIELNEILEDFFTSGYTRKSTPQYSSNYSKEIYNLACKIFKRGFLSECAKKNYHYSIPLPEFVDQQQCEGILNSFSENNSFFIFDENFLKNYDSINNFYKKNVNSSYVYLPNERSKNIDTVYNILSYIPNSTNLIFALGGGITLDIAGFIAALLEIKVYYLPTTLLASIDAGMGGKTGVNYFPYGKNQIGLFYEAEKLLFNPSFFSSLSLENKVCGLIEAIKHSWIFGEFENDISTILKIYKSTASIEDYTYLIKKNILYKSHIVNLDPFELKDIRTSLNLGHTLAHVLESLSDEEFITHISHGIAVAHGLLFLLKKGFLQTASNLNDFEKLIREITENYPVIIKNPIPPHIIERYLSQDKKNYFTASCSLSLPSYGHFSLSNNPATYLSVTQSFPLNQISNLIIQYIES from the coding sequence ATGAAGAATATATTTTTAAATCATCAAATAGAATTAAATGAAATTCTCGAGGATTTTTTTACAAGCGGCTATACTCGAAAATCAACTCCTCAGTATTCTTCAAATTATAGTAAAGAAATATATAATTTAGCTTGCAAAATATTTAAAAGAGGTTTTTTATCTGAATGTGCTAAAAAGAATTATCATTATTCAATTCCGCTGCCAGAATTTGTAGATCAACAGCAATGCGAAGGTATTTTAAATTCTTTTTCTGAAAATAATTCCTTCTTTATTTTTGATGAAAATTTTTTGAAAAATTATGATTCTATAAATAATTTTTATAAGAAAAATGTAAATTCTTCTTATGTCTATTTACCTAATGAAAGATCTAAAAATATAGATACTGTATACAATATTCTAAGTTATATTCCCAATTCTACAAACCTCATATTTGCGTTAGGAGGCGGCATTACTTTAGATATTGCAGGCTTCATTGCCGCATTGCTTGAAATAAAAGTTTATTATTTACCAACAACCTTACTAGCATCAATTGATGCAGGTATGGGTGGAAAAACCGGTGTAAATTATTTTCCTTATGGGAAAAACCAGATTGGGTTATTTTATGAAGCCGAAAAACTTTTATTCAATCCCTCCTTTTTTTCTAGCTTGTCACTTGAAAATAAAGTTTGTGGGCTTATCGAAGCCATAAAACACTCTTGGATTTTTGGTGAATTTGAAAATGATATATCCACTATTTTAAAAATTTATAAAAGTACGGCCTCTATTGAAGATTATACTTATCTCATTAAAAAAAATATTTTATATAAATCTCATATTGTGAATCTTGATCCCTTTGAATTAAAAGACATTCGCACTTCCTTAAACTTAGGTCATACATTAGCCCATGTCCTTGAGTCCTTGAGTGATGAAGAATTTATTACACATATTTCTCATGGTATTGCCGTTGCTCATGGGTTATTATTTTTATTAAAAAAAGGGTTTCTTCAGACAGCATCAAATTTAAATGATTTTGAAAAACTAATTAGAGAAATTACCGAAAATTATCCTGTCATAATTAAAAATCCAATCCCTCCTCATATTATAGAGAGGTATTTATCACAAGATAAAAAAAATTATTTTACCGCCAGTTGTTCTTTAAGTTTACCTAGTTATGGGCATTTTTCATTATCAAACAATCCAGCAACTTATTTGTCTGTCACTCAATCGTTCCCGTTAAATCAAATTTCAAATCTTATCATTCAATACATTGAGTCTTGA
- a CDS encoding glycosyl hydrolase family 18 protein encodes MKYKCRFYLFNIFLFLFVSNANAFIKMSYVEVNSNNLSNIGCYVRSDNGKPYIDFTSIFAANINGSDINSPEIYFNPQVSHLLNNDYDQISNLQKKGVKVLITLLGNHQDAGWACLTQDAAKQKFAKEIVNMVNKYKLDGVDIDDEYSTCFSNRTSISDLAHYIKNDPNFNGKILTKALFNDDFDFSRSKLAKYLDYGWEMTYSSSNFASRLNRYLKYGMNKEHLFLGGNANQSSSFSSSISNYVKTNDFGGAMIYNITTYSWNFLNDMARAEYDNKLDIQVLPNCLK; translated from the coding sequence ATGAAATATAAATGTCGATTTTATTTGTTCAATATTTTTTTATTTTTATTTGTTAGTAATGCAAATGCCTTTATTAAAATGTCCTATGTCGAAGTCAATTCAAATAATTTATCCAATATAGGATGTTATGTTCGTTCTGATAATGGGAAACCATATATTGATTTCACATCCATTTTTGCTGCAAATATTAATGGATCTGATATTAATAGTCCCGAAATTTATTTTAATCCACAAGTATCCCATTTATTGAATAATGATTATGATCAGATTTCTAATTTACAAAAAAAAGGAGTTAAGGTTTTAATCACATTATTAGGAAATCACCAAGATGCGGGTTGGGCTTGCCTGACTCAGGATGCCGCTAAACAAAAATTTGCTAAAGAAATTGTAAATATGGTAAATAAATATAAATTAGATGGTGTTGATATTGATGATGAATATTCAACGTGTTTTTCAAACAGAACATCAATTTCTGACCTTGCCCATTATATAAAAAATGACCCTAATTTTAATGGAAAAATATTGACTAAAGCCTTATTTAATGATGACTTTGATTTTAGCCGTAGCAAATTAGCAAAATATTTGGATTATGGTTGGGAAATGACTTATAGTTCAAGTAATTTTGCGAGTAGATTAAATAGGTATTTAAAGTATGGAATGAATAAGGAGCATTTATTTTTAGGTGGAAATGCTAACCAGAGTAGTTCTTTTTCTTCAAGTATTTCTAATTACGTTAAAACAAATGATTTTGGTGGCGCCATGATTTATAATATCACAACTTATTCCTGGAACTTTTTAAATGACATGGCAAGAGCGGAATATGACAATAAATTGGATATTCAAGTTCTCCCAAATTGTTTAAAATAG
- a CDS encoding dioxygenase produces MEQSQSATAMFIGHGSPLNAIIRNDYTETLAHLGRNISKNINSIVCISAHWNTEGIFITGAENLKTIYDFSGFPDELYQIKYAPKGNPKLAQEMQLLLKDYSPQIDFNRGLDHGAWSVLVHMFPKVDIPVLQLSLNLNFRTADHYKLALLLKPLRKEGILFLGTGNIVHSFFSFDQDINAPSPQWAIDFDLNIKKALIERDHNSIIRYRRIFGRSAKLSVPTEEHYLPLLYIIALQEEAESVNFIYEKFQNSGMSMRSFTLNNIEL; encoded by the coding sequence ATGGAACAATCTCAAAGCGCGACTGCGATGTTCATCGGCCATGGTTCTCCTTTAAATGCAATTATAAGAAATGATTATACTGAAACTCTAGCGCACTTAGGACGTAATATTTCTAAAAATATTAATTCTATTGTTTGTATTTCAGCGCACTGGAATACTGAAGGTATTTTTATAACAGGTGCTGAAAATTTAAAAACAATTTATGATTTTTCAGGATTTCCAGATGAATTGTATCAAATAAAATACGCTCCTAAAGGAAATCCTAAACTTGCGCAAGAAATGCAATTATTGCTTAAAGATTATTCCCCGCAAATTGATTTTAATCGAGGACTTGATCATGGTGCTTGGAGTGTTTTAGTACATATGTTTCCAAAGGTAGATATTCCTGTATTGCAATTAAGTCTTAATTTAAATTTTAGAACAGCAGATCACTATAAATTAGCCTTACTATTAAAACCCCTTCGAAAAGAGGGTATTTTATTTCTAGGAACGGGAAATATTGTCCATTCTTTTTTTTCATTTGATCAAGATATAAATGCTCCTTCTCCACAGTGGGCTATTGATTTTGATTTAAATATAAAAAAAGCATTAATTGAAAGAGATCATAATTCCATTATTCGATATAGAAGAATTTTTGGGAGAAGTGCAAAGTTGTCTGTGCCCACAGAAGAACATTATTTGCCGTTACTTTATATTATAGCCTTGCAAGAAGAAGCTGAATCTGTCAATTTCATTTATGAGAAATTCCAAAACAGTGGTATGTCTATGCGCAGTTTTACATTAAATAATATAGAATTATAA
- a CDS encoding pirin family protein produces the protein MIHIRKSSDRGKGEFGWLHAKYTFSFGEYYDSLFMGFRNLRVINEDKVEPGQGFPTHGHRNMEIVTFIISGNLEHRDSLGTGSVIREGEIQVMSAGKGIQHSEFNHSNSEFLHLLQIWIEPIVKNQEPSYQQKDFSQINEKLTLIVSPEGTRDSLKIKQDVKIYKAMLAVQESFQYKLERDRHAWIQIAIGSMTFGDNIILEQGDGLAISEGDILVFSAPKSPCQFLIFDLP, from the coding sequence ATGATTCATATTCGAAAAAGTTCTGATCGTGGTAAGGGTGAATTTGGCTGGCTCCATGCAAAATATACCTTCTCTTTTGGCGAGTACTATGATTCTTTGTTCATGGGATTTAGAAATTTAAGAGTGATTAATGAAGATAAAGTAGAACCAGGACAAGGATTTCCTACCCATGGTCATCGTAATATGGAAATCGTGACCTTCATTATTTCTGGTAATTTAGAGCACAGAGATAGCTTAGGAACGGGCTCTGTCATTCGGGAAGGTGAAATTCAAGTTATGAGTGCAGGTAAGGGCATTCAGCATAGCGAATTTAATCATTCGAACTCTGAATTCCTGCATTTACTGCAAATTTGGATAGAACCTATTGTTAAAAATCAAGAACCAAGTTATCAGCAAAAAGATTTTTCGCAAATAAATGAAAAATTAACGCTCATTGTTTCACCAGAGGGAACCCGTGATTCCCTTAAAATAAAGCAGGATGTTAAAATATATAAAGCAATGCTTGCTGTTCAAGAAAGTTTTCAATATAAGCTGGAAAGAGATCGGCACGCATGGATTCAGATTGCAATAGGATCTATGACTTTTGGTGATAATATTATTCTCGAACAGGGTGATGGTCTTGCCATTTCAGAAGGGGATATTTTAGTTTTTTCAGCACCTAAAAGTCCCTGCCAGTTTTTAATTTTTGATTTACCTTAA